In Actinomycetota bacterium, one genomic interval encodes:
- the rpsE gene encoding 30S ribosomal protein S5, which produces MVERRRSGPDQDPGAPQFEERVVTINRVAKVVKGGRRFSFTALVVVGDRSGRVGVGYGKAKEVPAAIQKGIDIAKRSMFRVPMVGATIPHEITGEHGAGRVMLKPASPGTGIIAGGPVRAVLECAGISDILSKSLGSGNPINIVHAVESGLRSLRLPEDVARDRGLPLERVAPRRMLEAIRAAEASA; this is translated from the coding sequence ATGGTGGAGCGTCGTCGTTCGGGACCGGATCAGGATCCGGGAGCCCCGCAGTTCGAGGAGCGCGTCGTCACGATCAACCGCGTGGCGAAGGTCGTAAAGGGAGGCCGACGCTTCTCGTTCACGGCGCTCGTCGTCGTCGGAGACCGCAGCGGCAGAGTCGGTGTGGGGTACGGCAAGGCGAAGGAAGTCCCCGCCGCTATTCAGAAGGGCATCGACATCGCGAAGCGCTCGATGTTTCGCGTTCCCATGGTGGGGGCTACGATTCCCCACGAGATTACCGGTGAGCACGGCGCCGGTCGCGTGATGCTGAAGCCGGCGTCACCGGGTACCGGGATCATCGCCGGCGGTCCGGTGCGCGCAGTACTTGAGTGCGCTGGGATTTCCGACATCCTGTCGAAGTCGTTGGGCAGCGGGAACCCGATCAACATCGTGCACGCCGTTGAGTCAGGATTGCGGTCTCTGCGCTTGCCTGAAGATGTGGCGCGCGACCGCGGTCTGCCGCTCGAGCGTGTCGCGCCGCGGCGGATGCTCGAGGCGATTCGCGCGGCCGAGGCGAGTGCGTGA
- the rplR gene encoding 50S ribosomal protein L18, with translation MALKKVEARTRRHARVRKQVVGSAQRPRLAVFRSNRHIYAQVIDDLRGHTIASASALDPEIAKDGNKSTVSKAVGLLVGKRALASGVEAVVFDRGGFRFQGRVRELAEGAREAGLKF, from the coding sequence ATGGCGCTGAAGAAGGTGGAGGCCCGTACGCGCCGGCATGCGCGCGTTCGCAAGCAGGTGGTCGGGAGTGCGCAGCGCCCGCGGTTGGCGGTGTTTCGCTCGAACCGGCACATCTACGCACAGGTCATCGATGATCTGCGCGGCCACACGATCGCATCCGCGTCGGCGCTGGACCCCGAGATTGCCAAGGACGGGAACAAGAGCACCGTGTCCAAGGCCGTAGGGTTACTAGTCGGCAAGCGCGCGCTCGCGTCGGGGGTCGAGGCTGTCGTCTTCGACCGCGGAGGCTTTCGCTTCCAGGGGCGCGTTCGCGAGTTGGCTGAAGGCGCTCGCGAAGCTGGATTGAAGTTCTAG